The following proteins are co-located in the Silene latifolia isolate original U9 population chromosome 1, ASM4854445v1, whole genome shotgun sequence genome:
- the LOC141605770 gene encoding uncharacterized protein LOC141605770 yields MVKGKRMRGGRKTESVTVQKKHTKKLTVNSQPWSARNLVKKDLASVIFACKKSTFRECISKQLFGLPGAHFAYVQNVTVGMPLFLFNCTDRKLFGIFEAVSLGQMNIDKHAWTSDASETTPFPAQVRVKIQKLCQPLNEEQYKSILLKNYHQDDPNYFWFELDQTQTQKLISTLSLSLAVPSTSKTPSIKWGNLLKKSIEEIARQEAPNSDKTSVQIFPESSSTTFVKGKEVAKDNVTSYAEGKSWSSLFKPQSPLLEEETEDSESENSVSENSETDSLYTVSENAPSTVNEASFGVPEAPPTIVSETTSSAGEASGEMSSEVNSDICAIFDKLLQAVEEIKIIQLAQTQKMESMDLELVEVNNRLKRLESDHGKSGSSSRSLSDDCCQSCDHIILVGGFDGSSWLQDLVSYLPSVDLIRPLVPMSSIRPYASAVELNGEVFVLGGGGQGTSWYDTVESYNLGQRQWVKRPELSTKKGSLAGASLLSKIFAIGGGNDTGCLSEVEVLDLNIGKWMVTRSMSHKRFSSAAAELNGVLYVAGGYDGQEYLRSVERYDPRVYSWMKLGSLNTRRGCHSLAVLNDKLYAIGGYDGAEMVPTVEVFEPRVGSWTMSESLTCARGYMGAATLGNTIYAIGGMMDNSQILDTVECYSEGEGWQLANLKSVGKRCFFSAVACNK; encoded by the exons ATGGTGAAAGGAAAAAG GATGCGTGGTGGCAGGAAGACAGAATCAGTCACAGTGCAGAAAAAACACACAAAGAAGCTAACGGTGAATAGTCAGCCATGGTCTGCTCGCAACCTTGTAAAGAAAGACCTCGCAAGTGTTATCTTTGCTTGCAAGAAGTCGACATTTAGGGAATGCATCTCTAAACAACTATTTG GCTTACCAGGTGCACATTTTGCATATGTGCAAAATGTTACTGTAGGCATGCCATTGTTCCTCTTTAACTGCACTGATAGGAAACTTTTTGGGATCTTCGAGGCTGTATCTTTGGGACAGATGAATATTGACAAACATGCTTGGACATCGGACGCGTCGGAGACTACACCGTTTCCTGCTCAG GTTCGTGTTAAGATTCAGAAGCTTTGCCAACCTTTGAATGAGGAGCAGTATAAGTCCATCCTGCTTAAGAATTACCACCAGGATGATCCTAATTATTTTTGGTTTGAACTAGACCAAACTCAGACCCAAAAGCTGATTTCAACGCTCTCACTTTCTCTAGCCGTACCAAGTACTTCAAAGACTCCCTCGATCAAGTGGGGAAATCTTTTAAAAAAGTCAATTGAAGAAATTGCTCGTCAAGAAGCTCCCAACTCTGACAAAACCAGTGTTCAAATATTTCCAGAGTCCAGTTCAACAACATTTGTCAAAGGAAAAGAAGTTGCGAAGGATAACGTGACAAGTTATGCTGAAGGTAAATCATGGAGCTCCCTTTTCAAACCCCAAAGTCCCTTGTTGGAGGAGGAAACAGAAGATTCTGAGAGTGAAAATTCTGTGAGTGAAAATTCTGAAACTGATAGCCTTTATACCGTGTCTGAGAACGCGCCTTCTACTGTAAATGAAGCTTCTTTTGGTGTCCCTGAAGCACCTCCAACTATTGTATCAGAAACAACTTCTTCTGCTGGAGAAGCGAGTGGAGAAATGAGTTCAGAAGTGAACTCAGATATATGCGCAATTTTCGACAAG TTACTCCAAGCAGTAGAAGAGATCAAAATAATACAGCTAGCTCAAACACAAAAGATGGAGAGCATGGATCTAGAATTG GTGGAAGTGAACAACAGACTTAAAAGGCTAGAATCTGATCACGGAAAGTCTGGGAGCTCCTCCCGCTCTCTCTCTGATGATTGTTGTCAATCTTGTGATCATATTATTTTGGTGGGAGGATTCGATGGCTCTTCATGGCTTCAAGACTTGGTGTCATACTTGCCTTCTGTGGACTTGATTCGACCCCTTGTACCAATGAGCTCTATCCGTCCATATGCATCTGCAGTGGAACTAAATGGAGAAGTATTTGTTTTAGGTGGTGGAGGACAAGGGACATCCTGGTATGACACAG TTGAATCATACAATTTGGGACAGCGCCAGTGGGTCAAGCGCCCTGAGTTGAGTACAAAGAAAGGGAGCTTAGCGGGTGCTTCTTTACTTAGCAAGATCTTTGCTATTGGAGGTGGAAATGACACTGGCTGTTTGTCAGAGGTAGAAGTGCTTGACTTAAATATTGGAAAGTGGATGGTCACCAGGTCAATGTCGCATAAG CGTTTTAGCTCAGCTGCAGCAGAATTAAATGGCGTGCTGTATGTCGCTGGTGGATATGATGGACAGGAATATCTCAG GTCTGTTGAAAGATATGATCCTCGTGTATATTCATGGATGAAACTAGGGAGCCTGAATACGAGGAGAGGATGTCATTCTTTGGCAGTTTTAAATGACAAGCT ATATGCCATTGGTGGATATGATGGCGCTGAAATGGTTCCAACAGTTGAAGTATTCGAGCCTCGTGTTGGTTCGTGGACGATGTCAGAGTCCTTGACTTGTGCTAGAGGATATATGGGAGCCGCGACTCTAGGAAACACTATTTATGCCATCGGTGGGATGATGGATAACAGTCAGATCTTAGACACG GTGGAGTGTTATTCTGAAGGTGAGGGGTGGCAATTAGCAAACTTGAAGTCGGTTGGAAAAAGATGCTTCTTCTCCGCGGTAGCCTGTAACAAGTGA